In Hymenobacter monticola, the following are encoded in one genomic region:
- a CDS encoding MarR family transcriptional regulator, whose protein sequence is MTNKFYSLIGATEAKKTFDLADLGAKMSHMTPFGFLGDDGTLHGFETFEVAVRPADYDEAFTKKLLELNPPYRILDFLTHHFEYFLGRSNEGSEFLHHIEYVILPKLKRLVNNVPSSLVEEWLRIQKQLMFSQNKQQRITFLEAAYKAACEYSPGQPLSVSINPVALGEHLGLDRATVARIVNELVQDGHVTSTLGMKAMFVTREGTRQLEGEAEPKSSVQHNFHFAQGSTSTVATGANAVQVTSTGQGAILNVASGGQVTQSVTGAQTASLVDLVEQLKQALVAEPKLESHKEDIDDELRRIAAQLQKPEPKKSILTRSFEALHDLAKDGLGSATGHVVFELLQQVPHLLGAAS, encoded by the coding sequence ATGACAAATAAATTTTATTCTTTAATAGGAGCTACCGAAGCAAAAAAGACATTTGATTTGGCTGATTTAGGGGCTAAAATGTCCCATATGACGCCTTTCGGCTTTTTGGGAGATGATGGTACGTTGCACGGATTCGAAACTTTTGAAGTGGCGGTGCGGCCCGCTGATTATGATGAAGCATTCACCAAGAAACTGCTGGAACTGAATCCTCCTTACCGAATACTAGACTTCCTGACTCACCACTTCGAGTATTTTCTTGGCAGGAGCAACGAGGGAAGCGAATTCCTGCACCACATTGAGTACGTAATCCTGCCAAAGCTGAAGAGGCTGGTCAATAACGTGCCTTCCTCCTTGGTAGAAGAATGGCTCAGAATCCAAAAGCAACTCATGTTTAGTCAAAACAAACAACAAAGAATCACCTTCCTGGAAGCGGCCTATAAGGCAGCCTGCGAGTATTCTCCCGGTCAGCCTTTGTCCGTCAGCATCAATCCCGTGGCGTTAGGAGAGCACCTGGGCCTTGACCGCGCCACCGTGGCCCGCATAGTCAATGAGTTGGTACAGGATGGTCACGTAACTTCGACCCTCGGCATGAAGGCGATGTTTGTGACCCGGGAAGGCACCAGACAACTCGAAGGGGAGGCCGAGCCTAAAAGCTCCGTGCAGCATAACTTTCATTTTGCTCAGGGAAGCACGAGCACTGTTGCAACCGGGGCCAACGCCGTGCAGGTTACAAGCACCGGCCAGGGCGCCATACTCAATGTAGCAAGCGGCGGCCAGGTTACGCAGTCAGTTACCGGAGCACAGACGGCTTCGTTAGTCGACCTGGTGGAACAACTCAAACAAGCACTGGTCGCGGAGCCAAAGCTGGAATCTCACAAAGAGGATATTGATGATGAGCTGCGCCGGATTGCAGCGCAACTGCAAAAACCCGAACCGAAGAAGAGCATCCTGACACGCTCGTTTGAGGCGTTGCACGATTTGGCGAAAGACGGCCTGGGAAGCGCTACCGGGCATGTGGTATTCGAACTGCTGCAACAAGTGCCTCACCTGCTGGGCGCAGCTTCTTAA
- a CDS encoding recombinase family protein, producing the protein MSPARRYTPYYRVSTQKQGMSGLGLEAQRAAVRAFVADPAQLGAEYVEIESGKKNQRPQLLAAIAEARRVGATLLIAKLDRLSRNAGFIFALRDSGVDFVCCDMPDANTLTVGLFAVIAQHERETISKRTKDALAAKKARGAVLGSPQNFTAAVIAQGQAAMQTNARAHQANRQAAQLVELLHAKGQTLWQIAARLNEAGYRTRRGKEFQATTVWRLLPPAPAAAG; encoded by the coding sequence ATGTCACCTGCCCGCCGCTACACTCCTTATTATAGAGTCTCCACTCAGAAGCAAGGGATGTCCGGTCTGGGGCTCGAAGCCCAGCGGGCGGCGGTGCGCGCGTTCGTGGCCGACCCAGCCCAGCTTGGGGCCGAGTACGTCGAAATCGAAAGCGGTAAGAAGAATCAGCGGCCGCAGCTGCTCGCCGCCATCGCCGAGGCCCGGCGGGTGGGGGCGACGTTGCTCATCGCCAAGTTGGATAGATTGTCGAGAAACGCGGGGTTCATCTTTGCCCTACGCGATTCGGGCGTGGACTTCGTTTGCTGCGACATGCCCGACGCGAATACCTTAACGGTGGGGTTATTCGCGGTCATCGCCCAACACGAGCGCGAGACGATTTCCAAACGCACTAAGGACGCGCTGGCCGCCAAGAAGGCGCGGGGGGCGGTGCTGGGTAGCCCGCAGAATTTTACGGCGGCCGTCATTGCACAGGGCCAGGCGGCCATGCAGACCAACGCCCGCGCCCACCAAGCTAACCGGCAAGCCGCGCAGCTGGTCGAACTGCTACACGCCAAAGGGCAGACGCTATGGCAAATTGCGGCCCGGCTTAACGAGGCCGGGTACCGCACCCGGCGGGGGAAGGAATTTCAGGCCACCACCGTGTGGCGGTTGTTGCCGCCTGCCCCAGCAGCGGCTGGATAG
- a CDS encoding recombinase family protein, translated as MAAYFRVSIVRQGQFGLGLEAQQAAVQNFLCGDATLVSTFLEIESGKKNERPQLAAITRARAENAVLLFAKLDRLARNVAFLATLMESRVRFQSVDVPAADEFTLHILAAVA; from the coding sequence TTGGCCGCCTACTTCCGGGTCAGTATCGTCCGCCAGGGACAGTTTGGGCTAGGCCTCGAAGCCCAGCAGGCTGCGGTCCAGAATTTCCTCTGCGGCGACGCGACGCTTGTATCCACCTTTCTGGAAATCGAGAGCGGTAAGAAAAACGAGCGGCCCCAGTTGGCGGCCATTACCCGGGCCCGAGCGGAAAACGCGGTGCTGCTCTTTGCTAAGTTGGACCGACTCGCACGCAACGTCGCCTTCTTGGCCACGCTCATGGAAAGCCGGGTCCGCTTCCAATCCGTCGACGTGCCGGCGGCCGACGAGTTTACCTTGCACATCCTGGCGGCCGTCGCCTAA
- a CDS encoding sensor histidine kinase, which translates to MKQPNPTPHFDIHASVVRHLGEELITDEVSAIMELVKNSYDADADWVAITISSEGQVPEGRAYAGTVGYITLEDNGVGMDYDDIVGKWLVISLSGKREMKANNQTTAKLRVPLGDKGVGRLSTQRLGRQLELISGVKGGEVWHHLAFDWSDFDSLVPLTQVQLQYSTSPKKTSLQGTQLVIAGLTNPDVWRKEAADKFRGQLSQLIFPHKEHRPFAVYLTINGQKHDLDEVSEELQAQAVGRYQFEFGPDKKTGEYQLCITGKIRVGKLRGRENDETRADFERYILTDQGRDFFHFLTDKEANKTNFLTGIVYEDGWLFSFTRKLSFEKDLASKKTALAIANEPKTGQNVANPGKFKGEIDEFDLRGTDINNSVFTGLREYKNLISNQVGVRVFRDGFGIKPYGFDNNDWLNLGHSQTSGGSFYGLRPNNVIGYVAISMAGNAQLKELTSREGFTDSPYARNFQLIMDRTVREINEILERTRRSYNDYRKMRLEKSTGFKTVAEPVAQMKKASQQAKAIESWTREAEQKFSELSVTVKKQVEKLQKEPLFSHPHEAAALPLLQQVEALVSEGAGQLSKVNAILETAQRWEESAGYIGAKVADLEGQLVQFTELAGLGLTAEALTHDIYVLLDRINAYSDSFNRQLTRSGVPPAVYEFLEYVRSFTRDLRKQLTHLSPSLRFNREKREVFPLAEFVRTLREYYTGRFANGNIDFVIDAPRDFVVQTNKGKLTQIFDNLVLNAEYWLREKLKNEPAFVPQIRVEINDPVVRISDNGFGVAEYLEETLFQPFVTAKPVEVGRGLGLFIVQQLLESMGGDIFLLQERNAQNRRYIFQLDLDAIVKR; encoded by the coding sequence GTGAAGCAGCCCAACCCTACTCCCCATTTTGATATTCATGCCTCGGTCGTTCGGCATTTGGGAGAGGAGTTGATTACCGATGAGGTAAGTGCCATCATGGAGTTAGTGAAGAACTCCTACGATGCCGATGCGGACTGGGTGGCCATCACCATAAGCAGCGAGGGCCAGGTACCGGAAGGGCGGGCCTACGCTGGAACAGTGGGCTACATCACGCTGGAAGACAACGGCGTAGGCATGGATTACGACGATATCGTGGGTAAGTGGCTGGTGATTTCGCTTTCCGGTAAGCGGGAAATGAAAGCCAATAACCAAACCACGGCCAAGTTGCGGGTACCCTTGGGCGATAAGGGCGTGGGCCGGCTGAGTACCCAGCGCCTTGGCCGCCAGCTCGAACTAATCAGCGGGGTAAAGGGCGGGGAGGTATGGCATCATTTGGCCTTTGACTGGTCTGACTTTGATTCGCTGGTACCCCTCACGCAGGTGCAACTGCAATACAGCACCTCGCCCAAAAAAACAAGTTTACAAGGCACACAGCTCGTTATTGCCGGGCTTACAAATCCGGACGTTTGGCGTAAGGAGGCAGCGGATAAGTTTCGGGGGCAGCTTTCGCAGTTGATATTTCCACACAAAGAGCACCGGCCGTTTGCTGTTTACCTTACCATCAACGGCCAGAAGCACGACCTCGACGAAGTAAGCGAAGAACTGCAGGCGCAGGCTGTGGGGCGCTACCAATTCGAGTTCGGACCCGATAAGAAGACAGGAGAGTACCAGCTCTGTATTACCGGAAAAATCAGGGTGGGCAAGCTGCGGGGCCGAGAAAATGACGAAACACGAGCCGATTTCGAACGCTATATCCTAACGGACCAGGGCCGGGATTTCTTTCATTTTCTGACCGATAAGGAAGCCAACAAGACCAACTTCCTGACCGGAATAGTATATGAAGACGGCTGGCTGTTTTCCTTCACTCGGAAGTTGTCGTTTGAAAAAGACCTTGCGTCTAAAAAAACGGCACTAGCCATTGCAAACGAGCCCAAAACCGGGCAGAACGTGGCAAACCCGGGAAAATTCAAGGGTGAGATAGATGAGTTTGACCTGCGCGGAACGGACATAAACAACTCTGTTTTCACTGGGCTGCGCGAATACAAAAACCTTATTTCCAATCAGGTCGGCGTGCGTGTCTTTCGGGATGGCTTCGGCATCAAGCCCTACGGCTTTGATAACAACGACTGGCTTAACCTTGGGCACAGTCAAACTTCGGGGGGCTCCTTTTACGGTCTGCGGCCTAACAACGTGATTGGCTACGTTGCCATCAGCATGGCTGGCAATGCCCAACTGAAGGAGCTAACTAGCCGGGAAGGCTTTACGGATTCGCCCTATGCCCGCAACTTCCAACTCATCATGGACCGCACGGTGCGAGAAATCAATGAGATTCTGGAACGCACGCGTCGGAGCTATAACGACTACCGGAAAATGCGCCTGGAAAAGTCCACGGGCTTCAAAACCGTGGCCGAACCCGTGGCCCAGATGAAGAAGGCGTCGCAGCAGGCCAAAGCCATTGAGTCGTGGACCCGGGAGGCCGAGCAGAAGTTCAGTGAGTTGTCCGTGACGGTCAAAAAGCAGGTTGAGAAGCTGCAGAAAGAGCCGCTCTTCAGCCATCCTCACGAAGCGGCGGCGCTGCCCCTGCTCCAACAGGTGGAAGCCCTAGTGAGCGAAGGAGCCGGGCAACTCAGCAAGGTCAATGCAATTCTGGAAACAGCGCAGCGCTGGGAAGAATCAGCGGGCTACATCGGGGCCAAGGTAGCCGACCTGGAGGGGCAGCTCGTGCAGTTCACCGAACTGGCGGGCCTTGGGCTCACGGCCGAAGCACTGACGCACGACATTTACGTCCTGCTCGACCGCATTAATGCCTACTCTGACAGCTTTAACCGGCAACTCACCCGCAGCGGCGTGCCCCCGGCCGTGTACGAATTCTTGGAGTACGTGCGCTCATTTACCCGCGACCTGCGCAAGCAGCTTACCCACTTATCGCCATCGCTGCGCTTTAACCGGGAGAAACGTGAAGTTTTCCCATTAGCAGAGTTCGTGCGCACCTTGCGCGAGTACTATACCGGACGCTTTGCCAACGGAAATATCGATTTCGTCATCGATGCGCCGCGTGATTTCGTGGTGCAGACCAACAAGGGTAAGCTCACGCAAATATTTGACAACTTGGTGCTCAACGCGGAATATTGGCTGCGGGAAAAGCTAAAAAACGAGCCGGCCTTTGTCCCCCAAATCCGCGTCGAAATCAATGACCCCGTGGTACGAATAAGTGACAATGGCTTTGGGGTGGCCGAATACTTGGAAGAAACGCTGTTTCAACCCTTTGTAACCGCCAAGCCCGTTGAGGTGGGCCGAGGTCTCGGGTTGTTTATTGTGCAGCAGTTGCTGGAGTCGATGGGCGGCGATATTTTCCTGTTGCAGGAGCGCAATGCGCAAAACAGGCGCTACATTTTTCAACTCGACCTCGACGCCATTGTAAAGCGCTAA
- a CDS encoding DUF1877 family protein, giving the protein MGQIASLFCLDEAGFQQVAANPESVAIPPLALASEGFNKTFMGLQFVLAKGRPPEQAALLGQLFEPVTHVGAEIDYDQIDWENLSADVPLEGTAVYYHDPATVQALAHVLATVTDDAFCQAFNPDELNREGVYPGGVWNREVDENIGYNARDLLEELHHLQHFFALASAGQHYCICYVG; this is encoded by the coding sequence ATGGGTCAAATCGCTAGTCTGTTTTGCTTGGATGAGGCGGGATTTCAACAAGTAGCCGCGAACCCTGAATCAGTGGCGATTCCTCCACTCGCACTGGCCTCGGAAGGGTTTAACAAAACGTTTATGGGGCTGCAATTTGTGCTCGCGAAAGGGCGACCGCCGGAGCAGGCCGCCTTGCTTGGGCAGTTGTTTGAGCCCGTGACGCATGTAGGAGCGGAAATCGATTACGACCAAATCGATTGGGAGAACCTGTCCGCAGACGTGCCCTTGGAGGGGACGGCGGTGTATTACCACGACCCAGCGACGGTACAGGCGCTGGCCCACGTTCTGGCCACGGTCACGGACGATGCCTTTTGTCAGGCATTTAACCCGGACGAGTTGAACCGCGAAGGAGTTTATCCCGGTGGCGTGTGGAACCGGGAAGTAGACGAGAATATCGGGTACAATGCACGCGACTTGTTGGAAGAACTGCACCATTTGCAGCACTTCTTTGCTCTGGCTAGCGCGGGGCAGCATTACTGCATTTGTTATGTGGGGTAA
- a CDS encoding cytochrome P450 translates to MREQLQQLLALANISEVYIVDDALTNGSAIHFEHFIGQIKALVNDKGVEALADFDEALDFEGNERILEEYSRAQWVAAQPDRRLHFMRRLCELTPGHTLTTNLSIADVLQQLAAEEHLPPVALKLLSPVEWDEQLETILAAIPAGKKAIVLFDQVLTEAGGRFAVTAGIDMVAEVVADTRCHQLLPGILTYTVEDEGHELTERADLMRKKTLQAGDLFVLTKKRLENLPHFVDGIKKMLLNGPCEELKKYAVEVVEHSFKTTLAKLMTLDTYDFDYTILRSSTEEGVWAPETLFRIIDIIYKDENKQYLLDHSLTSALNKLLAQAGLLSKVQIPVADIVPYTEKFTLRHQEMYAAAEHINGLYKPIENGDIFRVVEGTGTGLYILVGQACDLMIRANGKRGSSVGHLLKIKPMSQAELDAQIKADLDTTHKPQGFNFWKTREVIEYIERGTQQLGLVTLTRANVVNLDVLDLAMFNSGGLTEINLATLAPAEVLHEGLAKRYGELYAQFTKVAQRIIEGKQALRQVTGPWQKDLLQGLIPKVSHNSKLGKSDAHTATGFTFGLKRVQSLRDPYAKSLLDKYTRFLSRTADLHDFAEYE, encoded by the coding sequence ATGAGAGAACAGCTACAGCAGCTCCTTGCGCTGGCGAATATTTCCGAGGTGTACATTGTGGACGACGCGCTAACCAATGGTAGCGCGATTCATTTCGAGCATTTTATCGGCCAAATCAAGGCGCTGGTCAACGACAAAGGCGTGGAGGCCCTAGCAGACTTTGACGAGGCGCTGGATTTCGAAGGTAACGAACGCATTCTGGAAGAATACAGCCGGGCGCAGTGGGTAGCTGCGCAACCGGACCGACGGCTGCATTTTATGCGGCGACTATGTGAGTTGACGCCGGGCCACACCCTGACCACGAACTTGAGTATTGCCGATGTTTTGCAACAACTGGCTGCTGAAGAACACTTGCCGCCGGTGGCGCTCAAATTGCTGTCGCCCGTGGAGTGGGACGAACAGCTGGAAACGATTCTAGCAGCTATCCCCGCGGGCAAAAAAGCCATTGTACTGTTCGACCAGGTGCTCACTGAGGCCGGCGGCCGGTTTGCTGTGACGGCCGGCATCGACATGGTCGCGGAGGTTGTCGCCGACACGCGCTGCCACCAGTTGCTGCCCGGGATTCTCACTTATACCGTCGAGGATGAGGGCCACGAGTTGACCGAACGAGCCGACCTGATGCGTAAAAAGACCCTACAGGCCGGGGACCTGTTTGTGCTGACCAAAAAGCGGCTCGAAAACCTGCCCCATTTTGTGGACGGTATCAAAAAAATGCTGCTTAATGGGCCGTGCGAAGAGTTAAAGAAGTACGCTGTGGAAGTGGTGGAGCACTCGTTTAAAACCACGCTTGCTAAGTTGATGACCCTCGATACGTATGACTTTGACTACACTATTCTGCGCTCGTCGACGGAGGAGGGCGTTTGGGCTCCGGAAACGCTGTTTCGCATCATTGACATAATCTACAAGGACGAAAACAAGCAATACCTCCTCGACCATAGTCTCACCTCGGCGCTGAATAAGCTGCTAGCTCAAGCCGGACTTTTATCGAAAGTCCAAATTCCCGTGGCCGACATCGTACCCTACACGGAGAAATTCACGCTGCGGCACCAGGAAATGTACGCGGCCGCCGAGCACATCAACGGTTTATACAAACCCATTGAGAACGGCGACATTTTTCGGGTGGTTGAGGGCACAGGCACAGGCCTGTATATTCTGGTGGGCCAAGCCTGCGATTTGATGATTCGCGCCAATGGCAAGCGGGGCTCCAGCGTCGGCCACCTGCTCAAAATCAAGCCCATGAGCCAAGCGGAGCTGGATGCCCAAATCAAAGCGGACTTGGACACTACGCACAAGCCCCAGGGATTCAATTTCTGGAAAACCAGAGAAGTCATCGAGTACATCGAGCGGGGCACGCAGCAACTCGGCCTGGTGACGCTGACCCGCGCGAACGTGGTAAACCTTGACGTCTTGGATTTGGCCATGTTTAACTCGGGTGGCCTGACGGAAATCAACTTAGCTACGCTCGCTCCAGCCGAAGTGCTGCACGAAGGCTTGGCCAAGCGCTATGGCGAGCTATATGCACAATTCACTAAAGTTGCCCAGAGAATAATCGAGGGCAAGCAGGCCCTGCGCCAAGTGACCGGGCCGTGGCAGAAAGACCTGTTACAAGGGCTGATACCTAAAGTATCACACAATTCAAAGCTGGGAAAATCGGATGCTCACACCGCTACAGGGTTCACCTTCGGGCTCAAGCGGGTACAATCGTTGCGCGACCCCTACGCTAAGAGTCTGCTGGACAAGTACACCCGTTTTCTCTCGCGAACGGCGGACCTGCACGATTTCGCAGAATACGAATAG
- a CDS encoding recombinase family protein produces the protein MQENARVNVQNRQAAQLAALLRANGATLRAIADQLNQSGYRTRYGKEFHSMGVQRLLLKAA, from the coding sequence ATGCAAGAAAATGCCCGGGTGAATGTTCAGAACCGTCAGGCAGCGCAGCTGGCGGCGTTGTTGCGGGCGAACGGGGCCACGTTGCGGGCCATTGCTGACCAACTCAATCAATCGGGCTACCGCACGCGGTACGGGAAGGAATTTCATTCTATGGGCGTGCAACGACTCTTACTCAAAGCAGCATAA
- a CDS encoding IS1182 family transposase has protein sequence MQGKKLFLDKEVVRFRLSERVRPHNLYRRLAELVDWSFLYDATRGLYSHTGQPSLDPVVFFKLVLVGRLENLVSDRRLLEHCALRLDILLFLGYEVDEELPWHSTVSRTRQLFPAAVFERLFDLVFAQCVARGLVAGDTQAVDSAPVKANASLEAVLEKQAAGPAGPHLSGREQTPAAGSVLTAPAHQLRQLATGQRRRQGAQTGALGAQHEKARLLSNKTHYSPTDPDARISVKPGKARALNYLCSLAVDTAHGVISHVQADYADKRDSLHLPRLLTGLQQRLRTNELPLRALLADAGYANGPNYAGLEAAHITAWIPVFGQYKPEIEGFTYDRATDAFTCPEGKQLPFQKYDTNQDGGWHKIYWATCSDCQQCPRKAMCVPRAKRKQINRSIYDAAYRRAWQRQQSRWGQRKRRVRQGTVEPVFGNLIHHYGLRRMNVRGLAGAHKTMLLTAVAYNLKKLLKHRPQQQISTAMVLARPLLAAQRPHERHNRQTSAVTGPAATDPSVPRFLASATT, from the coding sequence ATGCAAGGCAAGAAGCTGTTTCTCGACAAAGAGGTCGTTCGCTTTCGGCTCAGCGAGCGGGTGCGGCCCCACAATCTGTACCGCCGGCTGGCGGAGCTGGTCGACTGGTCGTTTCTCTACGACGCGACGCGGGGCCTCTACAGCCACACGGGCCAGCCCTCGTTAGACCCGGTCGTGTTCTTTAAGTTGGTGCTCGTCGGCCGGCTGGAAAACTTGGTCAGCGACCGTCGCCTGCTCGAGCACTGCGCCCTGCGGCTGGACATCCTGCTGTTTCTCGGCTACGAAGTGGACGAAGAGTTGCCGTGGCATTCGACCGTGAGCCGCACCCGCCAGCTCTTCCCAGCCGCGGTCTTTGAGCGCCTGTTCGACCTCGTCTTTGCCCAGTGCGTGGCCCGGGGCCTGGTGGCCGGTGACACCCAAGCCGTCGACTCGGCACCCGTCAAGGCCAACGCGTCGCTGGAAGCGGTGCTGGAAAAACAGGCCGCCGGGCCTGCCGGGCCCCACCTAAGCGGCCGCGAGCAGACGCCCGCCGCGGGCTCGGTGCTGACGGCCCCGGCCCACCAACTGCGCCAGCTGGCCACGGGGCAGCGCCGGCGGCAGGGCGCCCAGACCGGCGCGCTGGGCGCGCAGCACGAAAAAGCCCGCTTGCTGAGCAACAAGACGCATTACAGCCCCACCGACCCCGACGCGCGCATCTCCGTCAAACCCGGCAAAGCGCGGGCCTTGAACTACCTCTGTAGTTTGGCGGTGGACACAGCCCACGGCGTCATCAGCCACGTGCAGGCCGATTACGCCGATAAACGCGACAGCCTGCACTTGCCCCGGCTGCTCACCGGCCTGCAGCAGCGCTTGCGCACGAACGAACTGCCCTTGCGCGCGTTGCTGGCCGATGCCGGCTACGCCAACGGACCCAACTATGCCGGCCTTGAAGCCGCGCACATCACGGCCTGGATTCCGGTGTTTGGGCAGTACAAGCCCGAAATTGAGGGCTTTACCTACGACCGTGCCACTGATGCCTTTACCTGCCCTGAAGGCAAGCAGCTGCCCTTTCAGAAGTACGACACGAATCAGGACGGGGGCTGGCACAAAATCTATTGGGCCACCTGCTCAGACTGCCAGCAATGCCCGCGCAAGGCCATGTGCGTCCCCCGGGCCAAACGCAAGCAGATTAACCGCTCGATTTACGACGCGGCCTACCGCCGGGCCTGGCAGCGCCAGCAGAGCCGGTGGGGGCAACGCAAACGCCGCGTCCGCCAAGGTACTGTCGAGCCCGTGTTTGGGAACCTGATTCACCACTACGGCTTGCGCCGGATGAATGTGCGCGGTCTGGCCGGCGCCCACAAAACCATGCTGCTCACGGCCGTGGCCTACAACCTCAAAAAGCTGCTCAAGCACCGTCCCCAACAGCAAATCAGCACAGCGATGGTGCTGGCACGGCCCCTGCTAGCCGCCCAGAGGCCCCATGAGCGGCACAACCGCCAGACCTCGGCCGTCACAGGCCCTGCCGCTACGGACCCTTCGGTACCGCGCTTCTTGGCCAGCGCAACCACCTAA
- a CDS encoding site-specific DNA-methyltransferase translates to MDRALIKSIAEVTKREPNFWSQPLEYDRRGASHRLFQYPAMMLPVVQRKLIELIKTAAPATHSLLDPFMGSGTALVAGMLNGLDCYGQDINPLSILLAKVKVEALDHPAYKIAAAALQVRVKLDNCLTAAVEFPKLSKWFEPVVVQELSKLVRAIRQEDNQTTRRLFWVTLAETIRLTSNDRTSTFKLHARPLDEIATRETSPLTTFQQLLKQNIKDIALYATQLTEQGTLQQHTYSGKVCIRVVDSSLEIERPVAASATQPGFDLLVSSPPYGDNRTTVPYGQHAFLPLQWIDFDDIDPAVSRASLRTTHEIDNQSLGGKQSTVTTQDEIRFSTLSPTFKANLLALRQSKPLETKKVVGFVRDLNAVLERCAKALKTNGYMVWTIGNRKVGGVEVQNNLILQELLRHHQVILLQTIERSIKNKRMARRNKTSATMMKEEILIFRKH, encoded by the coding sequence GTGGATAGGGCACTTATTAAAAGCATCGCGGAAGTAACGAAACGGGAACCCAACTTCTGGAGCCAGCCGCTGGAGTACGACCGCCGAGGAGCCAGCCACCGCCTGTTTCAATACCCAGCCATGATGCTGCCGGTGGTGCAGCGCAAGCTCATTGAGCTTATCAAAACGGCGGCACCCGCGACGCATTCGCTACTGGACCCCTTTATGGGCTCAGGCACGGCTTTGGTCGCAGGCATGCTTAATGGGCTCGATTGCTACGGGCAGGACATCAACCCCTTGTCTATTCTGTTGGCCAAGGTGAAAGTCGAAGCGCTGGACCATCCGGCTTACAAGATTGCGGCTGCGGCGCTGCAAGTGCGGGTGAAACTGGATAATTGCCTGACGGCGGCAGTCGAGTTCCCCAAGCTCAGCAAGTGGTTTGAGCCAGTAGTAGTACAGGAATTATCTAAGCTGGTGCGGGCCATCCGGCAGGAAGACAATCAAACCACCCGGCGCTTGTTCTGGGTGACACTGGCCGAAACCATTCGGCTGACTTCCAACGACCGCACCAGTACCTTCAAACTGCATGCACGCCCACTGGATGAAATTGCCACGCGCGAAACATCGCCGCTCACGACTTTTCAGCAGTTGCTCAAGCAAAATATCAAGGATATTGCCTTGTATGCTACCCAGCTAACCGAGCAAGGCACTCTTCAGCAGCATACCTATTCAGGTAAGGTTTGCATCCGAGTGGTTGATTCTTCACTGGAAATTGAGCGGCCCGTGGCTGCATCTGCTACTCAGCCAGGGTTTGATTTGCTGGTCTCTTCGCCGCCTTACGGGGACAACCGCACTACGGTACCTTATGGCCAGCACGCTTTTTTGCCACTGCAATGGATTGACTTTGATGACATCGACCCGGCCGTTTCGCGAGCATCCTTGCGCACCACGCACGAAATTGACAACCAGAGTCTGGGAGGCAAGCAGAGTACGGTAACAACGCAAGACGAAATAAGATTTTCGACGCTTTCCCCAACATTCAAAGCGAATTTGCTGGCCCTGCGCCAAAGCAAGCCGCTGGAAACCAAGAAAGTCGTGGGATTCGTTCGGGACCTGAACGCCGTTTTGGAACGGTGCGCAAAGGCGTTGAAAACCAATGGCTACATGGTCTGGACCATTGGCAACAGAAAAGTGGGGGGTGTCGAGGTACAGAACAACCTGATTCTACAGGAACTGCTTCGGCATCATCAGGTAATACTTCTCCAAACCATCGAACGCTCCATCAAAAACAAGCGAATGGCCAGGCGAAACAAAACGTCGGCCACCATGATGAAAGAGGAAATTTTAATTTTCCGCAAGCACTAA